The nucleotide sequence GATCATATTTCTGCCCCAAATGTAGAGGGCCCAATTTCCTCATTGCAAATGGCACTAAAAAATTCCGGTGTTAAAGCATCTGATATTCAGTATATAAATGCACACGCTACATCTACTCCAGTCGGAGATTTAAAAGAAGGAATAGCCATTAAAAATGTTTTTGGGGAAAGCAATCCTTTAATTAGTTCTACTAAGTCTATGACTGGGCACGAAATGTGGATGGCAGGGGCTAGTGAGATTATTTATTCTATGCTTATGATGGAAAATAACTTCATTGCTCCTAATGTTAACTTGGAAGAGCCTGAAGATGAAATTAAAGACCTTAACTTTGCTTTTTCTACTATAGAGAAAAACTTTGATACTTTCTTGTCCAACTCTTTTGGATTTGGAGGTACAAATTCTTCCATTATTATTAAAAAATTTAAATAGAAATACCTTTTTATGACTAAGCAGGAAATAATCGAAAAAATCAACGGTTTTTTGGTTGATGAATTTGAAGTTGAACCGGAAGCCATTAAACCTGAGGCAAACTTAAGAGAAACATTGCAGCTCGACAGCTTGGATTACTTAGATCTCGTTATTGAAATAGAAAGTAATTTTGGTTTTAAAGTTCAGCAGGAAGACTTTCAGAATATTCATGTTTTTCAGGACTTTTATGATTATATAGCTCAAAAAGTTGAAAACAAGTAGTACTACATGGAAAGGCAAAACCCGTGGAGGTGTACTGGGGTATAAAATATTTATTTTTATACTCAAAAAACTTGGGCTTCGATCTGCTTATGTCCTTTTAAGATTTGTAGCGGTTTATTTCGTGTTTTCTGCACCTGGTGCTACCTATAGCATGTTCAAATACTTTAGGGATAGACATGGCTATAGTCGCATAAAGTCTTTCATATCTGTGTATCAAAACTACTATGTTTTTGGACAGACGCTTTTGGACAAGATAGCTATTCTTTCTGGCATGGAGCATAAGTTTTCATATACTTGCCATGGGCTTGAACACCTGAAAGGTTTAAAAGAAACAGGAGGGATTCTCATTAGCGGTCATGTAGGGAGCTGGGATATTGCAGGTTTTATGCTTCAGGAGGCTGACATCAAAATTAATATTCTGATGTTTGAAGCAGAAGAGCAAAAGGTTAAAGGATATCTTGAAAAGGTAGTGAAAAGCGAACACGTAAACATTATTCCTATAAAACAGGATTTCTCCCATCTCTTTTTGATTAACAATGCTTTAAAGAGAAAGGAGATTATCTGCATGCATGGCGATAGGTTTGTTGCCGGGGCTCGTGTGGAGAAGGTAAACTTTCTTGGCAAAGATGCTTTCTTCCCATTAGGACCTTTTGTTATGGCTTCAAAATTAAAGGTGCCGTTTAATTTTGTGTATGCAGTACGGGGTAAAAACTTTAAGTATCATCTTTCATCAACCCCAGCTGTACTTGACCCCAGCCTAAAACCGAAAGACGTATTATATAAGTATGTTCATTCTCTTGAAGAGAAAGTAAAGCAGTATCCGCTTCAATGGTTTAATTACTACGACTTTTGGAGTGAAGATGTTAAAGGAGGTATTTATGAAAGCAATGAAAATGCAAATAATTAAGAAAGACGAAGAGTTATATCAGTATTTACCCCAAAGGCCTCCTTTTGTAATGGTTGACAAGCTTTATGAAAAAGGGGCATCTTATGTAGTTTCAGGCTTAGAAGTAAAGGACAGCAATATACTTGTAGAAAATGGGGTTTTTAATGAAGGCGGATTAGTAGAAAACATAGCTCAAACCGCTGCTTTATATGCAGGTACAAAATTTATTGATGCTGGGCAAGAAGTGCCTGTTGGTTACATTGCTGGCATTAAGAAATTAAAGATTAAAGCACAGCCTTTGGTGGGTGAAGAAATTTATACCAGGACAACTTTGACACATGATTTCTCAAATATTCAGGTGGTAGAAGGTGCGGTCTTTAATATGAAAGATGAATGCATAGCAGAATGTGAATTAAGAATCTTTATCAAACAAGAAAGTTAATGCTGGTAAATACCATAGAATTAAAACCTAGGTTTAGTGAAATAGACAGCATGGGAATTGTCTGGCATGGACATTATGTTAGGTATTTCGAAGATGGTAGAGAGGCATTTGGGAAAGAATATGGACTTCACTATTTGGAGGTATACAAGAATGGCTTTCTTATACCTATAGTTAAACTGGACTGCAACTATAAAAAACCTATTTTTTATACAGACACTTGCATTGTAGAAACATCATACATTGATACTGCGGCTGCTAAGATTGTTTTTAGCTATAAAATTATTAATCAAGAAAGTGGCGACTTATGTGCTACAGGTTGTTCAGAGCAGGTGTTTATCAATAATGAAAGAGAGCTTCAGCTTATAGCCCCAGATTTTTACATCGATTGGAAAAGGAAAAATAATATTTAAACCATATAAGTTTTTACTGCTTGAAAGTTTACTCAGTTGCCGATAATATTATTTCGCCTCTAGGTTTTACCACTGAGGAGAATTTTTCTGCTATAAGCAATGAGGAAACTGCTATTAAAGAAATATTGCCTGGCAAGCTGTCTGCAAGCAGTTTTCATGGTGCGTTGATTGAAAATGATAGTTTAATTAACAGCATTGAAGATAAAGTGACTCGGCTGGAGGGAATGCTTATTCTTTCAATAAGCAGTGCTCTTAAGAAAATTAGTAAGCTTAATAAGGACAAGACCTTATTAATTCTTTCAAGTACAAAAGGAAACATAGACCTGCTCAATCCGCAACAAAACCCTGATATACCTAGAGAGCGTCTCAGGCTTGGAGCGCTTGCTAATTATTTAGCAGGGTATTTTGGACTGACCTGTACGCCGTTGGTTGTTTCTAATGCGTGTATTTCAGGTGTTTCAGCAATACTTGTGGGGAAGAAGATGATTAACACCGGAGCTTATGATCACGTAATAGTGGCAGGAGGTGACATTCTTGATGAGTTTGTTGTTTCTGGGTTCCAGTCATTAATGGCTATTAGCGATAAGCCTTGTAAGCCCTATGATAAATCAAGAGACGGGGTAAGTCTGGGAGAAGCTTGTGGAACTATGGTCCTGAGCAATGACCCTGGTTTAAGTAATGATCGTGATTCACTTGCCCTTATAGCAGGAGGAGGACAAGCCAATGACGCCAATCATATTTCTGGCCCATCACGGACTGGTGAAGGGCTGAAACTTGCCATATCAAAAGCTTTGCGCCAGTCCCAGCTGGAAGCAAAAGATGTGGGCTATATCAATGCACATGGTACCGCCACAGTATATAATGATGAAATGGAAGCCATTGCCTTTGATGCACTTGGTTTGAACCATGTCCCATTAAATAGCCTAAAAGGTTTTTGGGGGCATACGCTGGGTGCTGCTGGGGTGATCGAGTCTATTATGAGCATACGGCAATTGACCGCTGGCAAACTATTTAAATCTTTGGGACTGGAAAATAAAGGGGTCTCCAAGGACATTGCTGTTATTGAAATGAACAAAGAACTTTCATGTCAAATTGCCTTGAAAACAGCCTCTGGTTTCGGAGGGTGTAATGCTGCTGTAATTTTTGAAAAGATATGAACATTGGAGTTTCTTCATATTGCCAGATAAGTCCTACAGGGGTATTTAAAAACGGAGTTCGCTTGATGAAAAACGAGTGGCCTTCAAACTCATTTAATGAGTATGCAAGAGGTATTTATGATTTCTTGAATATTGCTTACCCCAAATATTTTAAGATGGACGAGTTGTGCAAGTTGGCTTTTTTGGCAACAGAAGTCCTTTTGTCTAACTGTAAGCTTAGAGATAGTGCAGAAACAGCTATTGTCATTGGCAATAAACATTCTTCATTGGCTTCAGATGAAAAGCATTTTGAGTCTTATAAAAACAGGGGACACTATTATCCCTCACCTGCTGTTTTTGTATATACTTTGCCCAACATTATGTTAGGTGAAATCTGTATACGAAATAGAATTTTTGGAGAGAACTCTTGTTTTATTATGGAGG is from Cytophagaceae bacterium ABcell3 and encodes:
- a CDS encoding lipid A biosynthesis acyltransferase, producing MKTSSTTWKGKTRGGVLGYKIFIFILKKLGLRSAYVLLRFVAVYFVFSAPGATYSMFKYFRDRHGYSRIKSFISVYQNYYVFGQTLLDKIAILSGMEHKFSYTCHGLEHLKGLKETGGILISGHVGSWDIAGFMLQEADIKINILMFEAEEQKVKGYLEKVVKSEHVNIIPIKQDFSHLFLINNALKRKEIICMHGDRFVAGARVEKVNFLGKDAFFPLGPFVMASKLKVPFNFVYAVRGKNFKYHLSSTPAVLDPSLKPKDVLYKYVHSLEEKVKQYPLQWFNYYDFWSEDVKGGIYESNENANN
- a CDS encoding beta-ketoacyl synthase N-terminal-like domain-containing protein translates to MKVYSVADNIISPLGFTTEENFSAISNEETAIKEILPGKLSASSFHGALIENDSLINSIEDKVTRLEGMLILSISSALKKISKLNKDKTLLILSSTKGNIDLLNPQQNPDIPRERLRLGALANYLAGYFGLTCTPLVVSNACISGVSAILVGKKMINTGAYDHVIVAGGDILDEFVVSGFQSLMAISDKPCKPYDKSRDGVSLGEACGTMVLSNDPGLSNDRDSLALIAGGGQANDANHISGPSRTGEGLKLAISKALRQSQLEAKDVGYINAHGTATVYNDEMEAIAFDALGLNHVPLNSLKGFWGHTLGAAGVIESIMSIRQLTAGKLFKSLGLENKGVSKDIAVIEMNKELSCQIALKTASGFGGCNAAVIFEKI
- a CDS encoding acyl-CoA thioesterase, which translates into the protein MLVNTIELKPRFSEIDSMGIVWHGHYVRYFEDGREAFGKEYGLHYLEVYKNGFLIPIVKLDCNYKKPIFYTDTCIVETSYIDTAAAKIVFSYKIINQESGDLCATGCSEQVFINNERELQLIAPDFYIDWKRKNNI
- a CDS encoding acyl carrier protein, translating into MTKQEIIEKINGFLVDEFEVEPEAIKPEANLRETLQLDSLDYLDLVIEIESNFGFKVQQEDFQNIHVFQDFYDYIAQKVENK